One segment of Streptomyces sp. NA02950 DNA contains the following:
- a CDS encoding Tat pathway signal protein: MARERNERLAALFLEAAWSRAQVAAAYNRVAVETLNGEVRENSKIGRSHVSMWVAGVQPSGIAPAILCQALSRRLKREITPQEIGFAASTSPAQGALDWRVDPLIALNDLGSGVDTDRRRLLTGGAYSAASLILPDETWWDAMSLPPAEEPSVGKRVGRGDVETVRELTLTFSRMDQRRGGGHGRRAVDEYLKHEAHDFLRGRFADDATRRAMFSASAELAYVSGWMAFDNSEHAVALQRFNTAVKLAARSGDAPLSGHILRAMGHQALDLGFRREALQLAQASVHGERYAAATPRERALLGVVHARTLAANGHKEEAARALLRAEDDLSNAHDGIREPDRTFFFGEASLAHETACTLRDLGDHQRAVKQFRHSVRTRGAAFRRTHAVTLGYMGATQIAQGGVEEACATWTSVLDAMEDGIYSGRARQTVVEMRHLLSSYRKRGIPAVGALDTRAALYLAQVD, translated from the coding sequence ATGGCGCGCGAGAGAAACGAGCGGCTGGCCGCACTTTTCCTGGAAGCTGCCTGGTCACGAGCGCAGGTCGCCGCCGCGTACAACCGGGTCGCCGTCGAGACGTTGAACGGCGAGGTGCGGGAGAACTCCAAGATCGGACGGTCCCACGTAAGCATGTGGGTGGCAGGCGTCCAGCCGTCGGGGATCGCGCCCGCTATCTTGTGCCAGGCGCTGTCCCGTCGTTTGAAGCGTGAGATCACGCCACAAGAGATCGGGTTCGCAGCTTCCACCTCACCAGCGCAGGGGGCGCTGGACTGGCGCGTTGATCCGTTGATCGCGCTGAACGACTTGGGGAGTGGTGTGGACACGGACCGGCGTCGACTGCTGACGGGTGGCGCGTACTCCGCGGCGTCCCTGATCCTGCCTGATGAGACGTGGTGGGACGCCATGTCGCTGCCGCCGGCCGAGGAGCCCTCGGTGGGCAAACGCGTCGGTCGCGGAGACGTGGAGACCGTAAGAGAGCTGACCCTGACCTTCTCGCGCATGGACCAGCGGCGCGGTGGCGGCCACGGCCGGCGGGCGGTCGACGAGTACCTGAAGCATGAGGCCCACGACTTCCTCCGGGGCCGGTTCGCCGACGACGCGACCCGACGCGCGATGTTCTCGGCCTCCGCCGAACTTGCGTACGTGTCGGGCTGGATGGCATTCGACAACAGCGAGCACGCGGTCGCGCTCCAGCGCTTCAACACCGCGGTGAAGCTGGCCGCCCGTTCCGGCGACGCACCCCTGAGCGGGCACATCCTGCGCGCCATGGGGCACCAGGCGCTCGACCTGGGCTTTCGCCGCGAAGCCCTCCAGCTCGCGCAGGCTTCGGTGCACGGCGAGCGGTACGCGGCCGCCACCCCCCGCGAGCGAGCGCTTCTCGGCGTCGTACACGCGCGGACCCTCGCCGCGAACGGTCACAAGGAGGAGGCGGCGCGGGCACTGCTTCGCGCTGAGGACGACCTGTCGAACGCCCACGACGGGATCAGGGAGCCGGACCGGACCTTCTTCTTCGGCGAGGCATCCCTGGCGCACGAGACCGCATGCACCCTGCGGGATCTCGGTGACCACCAACGGGCGGTCAAGCAATTCCGGCACTCCGTGCGCACGCGCGGCGCGGCGTTCCGGCGCACGCACGCGGTCACTCTCGGGTACATGGGTGCGACGCAGATCGCCCAGGGCGGCGTCGAAGAGGCGTGCGCAACGTGGACCAGCGTCCTGGACGCGATGGAGGACGGGATCTACTCCGGCCGGGCCCGGCAGACGGTCGTCGAAATGCGGCACCTGCTGTCGTCCTATCGCAAGCGCGGCATCCCCGCGGTGGGCGCGCTGGACACCCGCGCGGCCTTGTACCTGGCCCAAGTAGATTGA
- the fxlA gene encoding FxLD family lanthipeptide, translating into MTTAMLVDGVTALAEPPVADLLDDDFQLDVRVVIAEHPGSKLMCATSDGCGNTCANGASSCNSYIEDPS; encoded by the coding sequence ATGACCACTGCCATGCTGGTCGATGGAGTGACCGCGCTGGCCGAGCCGCCGGTTGCGGATCTGCTCGACGACGACTTCCAGCTGGACGTGCGCGTCGTCATTGCCGAGCACCCGGGCAGCAAGCTCATGTGCGCCACGAGCGACGGCTGCGGCAACACCTGCGCCAACGGCGCCAGCTCCTGCAACTCCTATATCGAGGATCCTTCCTGA
- a CDS encoding TrmO family methyltransferase produces MALEIKPIGEVVAGRTEVADDYWGGVESVIQLDEAEFPLDSVQGLEEFSHLVVVWHFDQASPDDVEYHARSPRGNPQWPATGTFAHRNHRRPNQLAQSFPRLLKVDGLRLHVTDLDAVVGTKIYDLSPFFQEMGPRGRIHEPAWPGEMLADYWADKG; encoded by the coding sequence ATGGCTTTGGAGATCAAGCCGATCGGGGAAGTCGTCGCGGGCCGTACCGAGGTCGCCGACGACTACTGGGGTGGCGTCGAGTCGGTGATCCAGCTCGACGAGGCCGAGTTCCCCCTCGACTCCGTGCAGGGCCTGGAGGAGTTCTCCCACCTGGTGGTCGTGTGGCACTTCGACCAGGCATCGCCCGACGATGTGGAGTACCACGCCCGCAGCCCGCGCGGAAACCCGCAGTGGCCGGCAACGGGCACGTTCGCCCATCGCAACCACCGGCGCCCCAACCAGCTCGCGCAGAGCTTCCCGCGGCTGCTCAAGGTCGACGGGCTCAGATTGCACGTGACCGACCTGGACGCCGTGGTCGGCACGAAAATCTACGACCTGTCTCCGTTCTTTCAAGAGATGGGCCCGCGTGGCAGGATCCACGAGCCTGCCTGGCCTGGCGAGATGCTGGCCGACTACTGGGCAGACAAGGGCTGA
- the fxlM gene encoding methyltransferase, FxLD system: MTDVTVNPDEANQLRDKVVDQLKEDGTIVSPGVEAAMRKVPRHLAVPDAPLDEAYSTYDAVVTKRSENGTSMSSVSAPQVQAMQLEQADLRPGNNVVEYGTNGPNAAYIAELVGDTGQVTTVDIDADAAARATRFLAETGYSSVRVLTADASGGVPEYAPYDAVVVTVGAWDIPPAWREQLTEGGRLVVPLRIRNLTRTYGFVRQGDHLVSSSAHVCGFVPMQGEDAHEEQLLSLGDGVSLRFDDGPTVDPSPLDGVLRTPRAETWTGVTVGRTENIGTLQMYLATMAPGFCIMSVDLDSNTAVVEPSNKGFSLAAVRGPNFAYVLVRRTPDDKNVEYGVHAFGPDGASFADEVADCIRAWGKEHRGGPGPRVAIYPVGTPDDQIPGDRVIDKRHSRISVSWSAA; encoded by the coding sequence ATGACCGATGTGACCGTGAACCCCGACGAGGCCAACCAGCTCCGCGACAAGGTCGTCGACCAGCTCAAGGAGGACGGCACGATCGTGTCGCCCGGAGTCGAGGCTGCCATGCGCAAGGTGCCCCGGCACCTGGCCGTGCCGGACGCCCCCCTGGACGAGGCGTACAGCACCTACGACGCGGTCGTCACCAAGCGCAGCGAGAACGGCACCAGCATGAGTTCCGTCTCCGCCCCGCAGGTCCAGGCGATGCAGCTGGAGCAAGCCGACCTCCGCCCCGGCAACAACGTCGTGGAGTACGGCACGAATGGGCCCAACGCCGCGTACATCGCCGAGCTGGTGGGTGACACCGGTCAGGTCACCACGGTCGACATCGACGCCGACGCCGCCGCCCGCGCCACGCGCTTCCTCGCCGAGACCGGCTACTCCAGCGTCCGTGTCCTGACGGCTGACGCATCAGGCGGCGTACCCGAGTACGCCCCGTACGACGCCGTCGTGGTGACCGTCGGGGCCTGGGACATCCCGCCTGCCTGGCGCGAGCAGCTGACCGAAGGCGGCCGGCTCGTCGTCCCACTGCGAATCCGGAACCTCACGCGCACGTACGGCTTCGTTCGCCAAGGTGACCACCTGGTCAGCTCCAGCGCCCATGTGTGCGGCTTCGTCCCCATGCAGGGCGAGGACGCCCACGAGGAGCAGCTGCTGTCCTTGGGCGACGGTGTCAGTCTTCGGTTCGACGACGGGCCTACCGTGGACCCTTCCCCGCTGGACGGCGTGCTGCGCACCCCGCGCGCTGAGACGTGGACCGGCGTTACCGTCGGTCGCACCGAGAACATCGGCACACTCCAGATGTACCTGGCGACCATGGCGCCCGGGTTCTGCATCATGTCCGTCGACCTCGACTCGAACACGGCCGTGGTCGAACCAAGCAACAAGGGCTTTTCCCTGGCTGCGGTTCGTGGCCCGAACTTCGCCTACGTACTGGTGCGCCGGACCCCGGACGACAAGAACGTCGAGTACGGGGTCCACGCCTTCGGCCCCGACGGCGCATCGTTCGCTGACGAGGTCGCCGACTGCATCCGCGCATGGGGCAAGGAGCACCGTGGGGGACCCGGCCCGCGCGTCGCCATCTACCCGGTCGGCACCCCTGATGACCAGATTCCCGGCGATCGGGTCATCGACAAGAGGCACAGCCGGATCTCGGTCTCCTGGTCGGCCGCGTAG
- the mobF gene encoding MobF family relaxase: protein MAEARKYADARVRVGNRGYDVTLDLSKTYSTAVALAGEGMSEQLRETFLEAARETFGAMEGWAAYAMAGEHVGGKIADRVDTSGFLGWMTVHYSARPVGGEVGDPHLHVHGNLANMVLAEDGKWRTVGAGGCDILRHTHAADSFVKARLRQATGKRFGMRWERHAETGAWEVVGIDEDLRRAFSRRNAQIVAAAADDATAGEQKLIARQLAEGKDTTITKADVRAAWRARAEEAVDDVDAMIRRAIPGPEGPHGPCVAGPGGGPVMPSPEEIAAFIWRRDGGLAASRKAVTRADVLARVIDACPFGVPDLAAAEALTDAVLAVDGEAVALPTGGMAHLTNPQRYTHATILAAEQTIAKSAAERLNEGAAQLTVEVAEMAVAAFETSRTTDPLRPFVMSDEQRAATLRFLTAGHGVDVLRGKAGTGKTTIMSAARMGWEAAGLRVAGAATAAVAASKLRAESGITSATVATWLVDIRDGGRRMADTDVLVLEEAAMVDDRDVAELLTAAAEYGVKVVEIGDWAQLKAIGVGGGFKRAHEITGGLELSENRRQRDTVERAALEAWLAGGRRTALAMLAEHGRVHAVRTPDEAYAAMLAAWKDTAGRLEGDVHDQIEDLVVLAARNADVQVLNLGARELRKKAGELTGGHTFALAGASAWSWPPATTSGSSATTTGVAAAVTSTSSTATADRSPTPPRAEPLSNGAAWPTTAATRWNGPGSPPTRSPSAP from the coding sequence GTGGCGGAGGCCCGCAAGTACGCCGACGCCCGCGTCCGCGTCGGCAACCGCGGCTACGACGTGACGCTGGATCTGTCGAAGACCTACAGCACGGCGGTGGCGCTCGCGGGTGAGGGGATGTCCGAGCAGCTACGCGAGACCTTCCTCGAGGCGGCTCGCGAGACGTTCGGCGCGATGGAGGGCTGGGCCGCGTACGCGATGGCGGGCGAGCACGTCGGCGGCAAGATCGCCGACCGCGTCGACACCTCCGGTTTCCTCGGCTGGATGACCGTGCACTACTCCGCCCGGCCCGTCGGTGGCGAGGTCGGCGACCCGCACCTGCACGTCCACGGCAACCTGGCGAACATGGTGCTGGCCGAGGACGGCAAGTGGCGCACCGTCGGGGCCGGCGGCTGCGACATCCTGCGCCACACGCACGCCGCCGACTCCTTCGTGAAGGCCCGTCTGAGGCAAGCGACCGGCAAGCGGTTCGGGATGCGCTGGGAGCGGCACGCCGAGACCGGTGCCTGGGAAGTCGTCGGCATCGATGAGGACCTGCGTCGCGCGTTCTCCCGCCGCAACGCGCAGATCGTCGCGGCGGCCGCCGACGACGCCACGGCCGGCGAGCAGAAGCTCATCGCCCGTCAGCTCGCCGAGGGCAAGGACACCACGATCACCAAGGCGGATGTGCGGGCCGCCTGGCGTGCGCGCGCCGAGGAGGCCGTCGACGACGTCGACGCGATGATCCGCCGCGCGATCCCCGGCCCCGAGGGACCCCACGGCCCGTGTGTCGCGGGCCCTGGCGGCGGCCCGGTCATGCCCTCCCCGGAGGAGATCGCCGCGTTCATCTGGCGGCGCGATGGAGGACTAGCCGCGTCCCGGAAAGCCGTCACGCGCGCGGACGTCCTGGCGCGCGTCATCGACGCCTGCCCGTTCGGCGTGCCCGACCTGGCGGCCGCCGAGGCCCTGACCGACGCCGTGCTCGCCGTCGACGGCGAGGCCGTTGCGCTGCCCACCGGCGGCATGGCGCACCTGACCAACCCCCAGCGCTACACCCACGCGACGATCCTCGCCGCCGAGCAGACCATCGCCAAGTCGGCCGCCGAGCGGCTGAACGAGGGCGCCGCCCAGCTCACGGTGGAGGTCGCCGAGATGGCCGTCGCCGCGTTCGAGACCTCCCGCACCACCGACCCGCTGCGCCCGTTCGTCATGTCCGACGAGCAGCGCGCCGCGACCCTGCGGTTCCTCACCGCCGGACACGGCGTCGACGTCCTGCGCGGCAAGGCCGGCACCGGCAAGACGACCATCATGAGCGCCGCCCGAATGGGCTGGGAGGCCGCCGGGCTGCGCGTGGCCGGTGCAGCCACCGCGGCGGTCGCCGCGTCCAAGCTGCGCGCCGAGTCCGGCATCACCAGCGCCACGGTGGCGACCTGGCTGGTGGATATCCGCGACGGCGGCCGCCGCATGGCTGACACCGACGTCCTGGTCCTCGAAGAGGCCGCCATGGTCGACGACCGCGATGTCGCCGAGCTGCTCACGGCGGCCGCCGAATATGGCGTGAAGGTCGTCGAGATCGGCGACTGGGCACAGCTGAAGGCGATCGGCGTCGGCGGCGGCTTCAAGCGGGCTCACGAGATCACGGGCGGCCTGGAGCTGAGCGAGAACCGGCGCCAGAGGGACACCGTGGAGCGGGCGGCGCTGGAGGCGTGGCTGGCCGGCGGGCGGCGCACCGCGCTGGCCATGCTCGCCGAGCACGGACGCGTTCACGCCGTCCGCACGCCCGACGAGGCGTACGCCGCGATGCTCGCCGCGTGGAAGGACACCGCAGGCCGCCTGGAAGGCGACGTCCACGACCAGATCGAGGACCTGGTCGTGCTCGCCGCGCGCAACGCCGACGTTCAGGTCCTCAACCTCGGCGCCCGCGAGCTGCGCAAGAAGGCAGGCGAACTCACCGGCGGCCACACCTTCGCCCTGGCGGGGGCGAGCGCCTGGAGCTGGCCGCCGGCGACAACATCCGGATCAAGCGCAACGACTACCGGAGTCGCCGCGGCGGTGACGTCGACGTCATCAACGGCTACCGCGGACAGGTCACCTACGCCGCCAAGGGCGGAGCCTCTGTCGAATGGCGCCGCCTGGCCGACGACGGCGGCTACGCGGTGGAACGGGCCTGGATCACCGCCGACCAGATCGCCGTCGGCACCCTGA
- a CDS encoding ATP-binding protein, protein MTPATAVAPVAARRLPQTSRTFDVAFTPDPVRVGHMRRITKAFLRKWNVRGPLAENIVLVVSELVTNAVEHGKGDAQLRVRHLDEEVRIEVTDSSSIPAQMRPASDEAESGRGLILTSVLARKWGVSDDGRTTWARFRVPAGRS, encoded by the coding sequence ATGACCCCGGCCACAGCCGTCGCACCAGTTGCTGCGAGGCGTCTGCCGCAGACCTCGCGCACCTTCGACGTGGCGTTCACCCCGGACCCCGTCCGCGTCGGCCACATGCGCCGGATCACCAAGGCCTTCCTCCGGAAGTGGAACGTACGCGGGCCGCTCGCCGAGAACATCGTGCTCGTCGTCTCCGAGTTGGTGACCAACGCCGTCGAACACGGGAAGGGAGACGCTCAGCTGCGAGTCCGGCACCTCGACGAAGAAGTCCGTATCGAGGTCACCGACAGCAGCTCGATTCCGGCCCAGATGCGCCCAGCTAGCGACGAGGCCGAGTCCGGCCGTGGCCTCATCCTCACGTCCGTCCTCGCGCGGAAATGGGGCGTCAGCGACGACGGCCGAACCACGTGGGCCCGGTTCCGCGTGCCTGCGGGGAGGTCGTGA
- a CDS encoding MerR family transcriptional regulator, protein MRIGELAALAGVTTRTVRHYHHLGLLPEPRRRANGYREYGLRDAIALARVRRLAELGLGLDEVRDVIADDAGRELREVLAELDADLARQEEVIRQRRVRLAGLLRQAEVGGLPAEGPVSEGLAALFGEMARASAELPGPEPAMAVREREFLTLLETVAMPEEAERMFTLFRTAMTGTPGAMGRAYETYALLDALADAEPDDPRVDEAARVLVEALPDEIVAGMRAREGIQEGIKGATAGGVRPASRAPGMTGKATGARGAAFMEAFFADFAPAQAEAVRRAMRTIEERLR, encoded by the coding sequence ATGAGGATCGGAGAGCTCGCCGCGCTGGCCGGGGTGACCACCCGCACCGTGCGGCACTACCACCATCTGGGGCTGCTGCCGGAGCCGCGGCGGCGGGCCAACGGGTATCGGGAGTACGGGCTGCGGGACGCCATCGCGCTGGCGCGGGTGCGGCGGCTGGCGGAGTTGGGGTTGGGGCTCGACGAGGTGCGGGATGTGATCGCCGACGACGCCGGGCGGGAGCTGCGCGAGGTGCTGGCCGAGCTGGACGCCGATCTCGCGCGGCAGGAGGAGGTGATCCGGCAGCGGCGGGTGCGGCTGGCCGGGTTGCTGCGGCAGGCCGAGGTGGGCGGGCTGCCCGCGGAGGGGCCGGTGTCGGAGGGGCTGGCCGCGCTGTTCGGGGAGATGGCGCGGGCCTCGGCGGAGCTTCCCGGGCCCGAACCGGCGATGGCGGTGCGGGAGCGGGAGTTCCTGACGCTGCTGGAGACGGTGGCGATGCCGGAGGAGGCCGAGCGGATGTTCACGCTGTTCCGTACGGCGATGACGGGGACACCGGGCGCGATGGGGCGCGCGTACGAGACGTACGCCCTGCTGGACGCGCTCGCCGACGCGGAGCCCGACGATCCTCGGGTGGACGAGGCCGCGCGGGTGCTGGTCGAGGCGCTGCCGGACGAGATCGTGGCCGGGATGCGGGCGCGGGAGGGGATCCAGGAGGGGATCAAGGGGGCGACGGCCGGCGGGGTCAGACCGGCCTCGCGCGCACCGGGGATGACGGGGAAGGCGACCGGGGCGCGGGGCGCGGCGTTCATGGAGGCGTTCTTCGCGGACTTCGCGCCCGCGCAGGCGGAAGCGGTACGCCGGGCCATGCGGACCATCGAGGAGCGGCTCCGGTGA
- a CDS encoding IS5 family transposase (programmed frameshift): MFVRLVISDAMWDRIKPLMSADPVRGRRWANHRRTLEAIAWKYRTCSPWRDLLEELGPFQTAHERLLRWAVDGTWQKIFAAILVSADAAEDIGWTASVDSTVCRAHQHAAGTRKGGEAGRGEPADHALGRSRGGLSTKVHLVADAGARPLAITVTAGQGGDAPAFTAVMAALRVPRTGPGRPRTRPDAVIADHAYSSRAIRSHLRGRHIRAVIPQPVDQVRHRLRRGSRGGRPPGFDAEAYRERNTVERCISRIKQWRGLAMRTDKLAIAYQAALHLAAILIWIRR, translated from the exons GTGTTTGTCCGGCTGGTGATCAGTGATGCGATGTGGGACCGGATCAAGCCGTTGATGTCGGCCGATCCGGTCCGCGGGCGGCGGTGGGCGAACCACCGCCGCACTCTTGAGGCGATCGCGTGGAAGTACCGCACCTGTTCGCCGTGGCGGGATCTGCTGGAGGAGCTGGGCCCCTTCCAGACCGCGCACGAGCGGCTCCTGCGCTGGGCGGTCGACGGCACCTGGCAGAAGATCTTCGCCGCCATCCTGGTCTCGGCGGACGCCGCCGAAGACATCGGCTGGACCGCCTCTGTCGACTCCACCGTCTGCCGGGCCCACCAGCACGCGGCTGGCACGCGCAAAGG GGGTGAGGCCGGCCGAGGTGAGCCCGCCGATCACGCCCTCGGCCGGTCTCGCGGCGGGCTGAGTACCAAGGTCCACCTGGTAGCCGATGCAGGTGCCCGACCGTTGGCGATCACTGTGACGGCCGGGCAGGGAGGTGATGCGCCCGCCTTCACCGCGGTGATGGCCGCGCTCCGCGTGCCCCGCACCGGGCCCGGGCGCCCGCGTACCCGACCGGATGCGGTGATTGCGGATCACGCGTACTCTTCTCGCGCGATCCGCTCCCACCTGCGCGGGCGGCACATCCGGGCGGTCATCCCACAGCCGGTGGACCAGGTCCGTCACCGACTGCGGCGCGGCTCACGCGGCGGACGCCCACCCGGCTTCGACGCCGAGGCCTACAGGGAGCGGAACACGGTCGAGCGGTGCATCAGCCGCATCAAGCAGTGGCGCGGCCTGGCCATGCGAACCGACAAGCTTGCCATCGCCTACCAGGCCGCACTCCACCTCGCAGCCATCCTCATCTGGATTCGCAGATGA
- a CDS encoding IS5 family transposase (programmed frameshift): MTDLVERLVPDELWMLFRRVVPPTEVKRPQGGGRRRAGDRETLAAIIFVATSGCTWRQLPPVFGPAWPTVYRRFAQWSRARVWARLHRVVLDELGARGELDWSRCAIDSVSVRAAKGPLTGPNPTDRGKSGSKIHLITDRNGLPLSLGISGANMHDSLGLKPLVRGIPPIRSRRGPRRRRPAKLHADKGYDYEHLRRWLRQRRIRHRIARKGIESSQRLGRHRWVVERTVSWLAGCRRLHRRYERKAEHFLAFVGIAAALIGYRRLTN, encoded by the exons ATGACGGATCTGGTTGAGCGGTTGGTACCGGACGAGTTATGGATGCTGTTCCGGCGGGTGGTGCCGCCGACGGAGGTGAAGCGCCCGCAGGGCGGGGGCCGGCGACGGGCTGGTGACCGCGAGACCCTGGCAGCGATCATCTTCGTGGCCACCTCGGGCTGCACGTGGCGGCAGTTGCCGCCGGTGTTCGGCCCGGCCTGGCCCACGGTTTACCGGCGCTTCGCCCAGTGGAGCCGGGCCAGGGTGTGGGCCAGGCTCCATCGAGTCGTCCTCGATGAACTCGGCGCCCGCGGTGAGCTGGACTGGTCGCGGTGTGCCATCGACTCGGTCAGCGTGCGGGCGGCAAAA GGGCCACTGACGGGACCGAATCCGACCGACCGCGGCAAGAGCGGATCGAAAATCCACCTCATCACGGATCGGAACGGACTGCCCCTGTCGCTGGGTATCTCCGGCGCCAACATGCACGACAGCCTCGGTCTGAAGCCGCTCGTGCGTGGAATCCCACCCATCCGCTCCCGGCGTGGCCCGCGTCGTCGGCGCCCGGCCAAGCTCCATGCCGACAAGGGCTACGACTACGAGCACCTACGCAGATGGCTTCGCCAGCGGCGCATCCGTCATCGCATCGCCCGCAAGGGCATCGAGTCCTCGCAGCGTCTTGGCCGACACCGCTGGGTTGTTGAAAGGACAGTGTCCTGGCTCGCTGGATGCCGTCGCCTGCACCGCCGCTACGAGCGCAAGGCCGAGCACTTCCTGGCCTTCGTCGGCATAGCCGCAGCTCTGATCGGCTACCGCCGCCTCACCAACTGA